GAGTTCGAGCAGGCCGCCGTGGTCTTCGCTGAGCTTCAGTTCGCGCGCCGAGCACAGCATGCCCTGGCTTTCCACGCCGCGCAGCTTGCCGAGCTTGATGAGAAAGGGCTTGCCGTCTTCACCGGGCGGCAGTTCGGCGCCGACCAGCGCGCAGGGCACCTTGATGCCGACACGCGCATTGGGCGCGCCGCACACGATGTTGAGCAAGGCGCCCTGCCCCGCATCGACCTGGCACACACGCAGGCGATCGGCGTTGGGATGCTGCACGGCTTCCTTGATCTCGCCGACCACGATGCGACTGAAGGGCGGCGCCACGGGACGGCGCTCTTCGACCTCGAAGCCGCCCATGGTGAGCGTTTCGGCCAGTTCGGCGCTGCCGAGAGGCGGATTGCAGAACTCGCGCAGCCAGGATTCCGGGAATTGCATCTCTTCGATCTCGTATTCGGTATTTGTTTCTATGGACGGGTGCTTACTGGAACTGCGAGAGAAAGCGCAAGTCGCCGTCGAAGAACAGCCGCAGATCGTTCACGCCGTAGCGCAGCATGGTGAGCCGGTCGGGGCCCATGCCAAAGGCAAAGCCGATGTAGCGCTCGGGGTCGAGCCCCATGTTGCGCACCACGTTCGGATGCACCTGGCCCGAGCCCGCAACTTCGAGCCAGCGGCCGGCCAGCGGGCCGCTCGCAAACTGGATGTCGATCTCGGCGCTGGGCTCGGTGAACGGGAAGAAGCTGGGCCGGAAGCGCAGCACGAGGTCGTCGCTCTCGAAGAAGGTGCGGCAGAAGTCGGTGAACACGACCTTCAGGTCCTTGAAGCTCACGTTCTCGCCGAGCCACAGGCCTTCGCACTGGTGGAACATGGGCGAGTGCGTGGCATCGCTGTCGACACGGTAGGTGCGGCCCGGCGCGATCACGCGGATCTCGGGCGCCTTGATGGTGCCGGTGGTGTCGGCTGCGGCAGCGGCGAATTCAGCCGCGTACTTCTTGATGTGCTGATGCGCATAGCGCACCTGCATCGGGCTGGTGTGCGGACGCAGGTTGTAGGGAATGCCGTCGTCGCCGTTCAGGTCGACATAGAAGGTGTCCTGCATCGAACGCGCAGGATGGTTCGGCGGATTGTTGAGCGAGGTGAAGCTGTGCCAGTCGCTCTCGATCTCGGGGCCGTCGGCCACGTCGAAGCCCATGCTCGAGAAGATCTCCTCGATGCGCTCCAGCGTGCGGCTCACGGGGTGCAGGCCGCCCGGAATGCGGCGGCGGCCGGGCAGGCTCACGTCGAGCGCCTCGGCGCGCAGCTGCAGCGAAAGCTCTTCGTCGGCCAGTTGCTGGCGGCGTTCGGTCAGTGCGGACTCGATGGCCTGCTTGGCCACGTTGATGGCGGCGCCGCGCGACTTCTTCTCGTCGACGCTGAGCGCGGCCATGCCCTTCATCAGCTCGGTGATGCGGCCCGACTTGCCGAGGAACTGGGCCTTGGCGTTTTCGAGCTCTGCAGGTGTCTTCGCCTGGGCAAAGGCAGCGCCTGCGGTGGCTACCAGGGAGTCCAACTCGTTCATAGCAACAAAAATTAGGCGGGGAAATAAAAAAAGAGCTGGAGCCTTTTCAAGCGCCAGCCCTTGTGCCGTGGGCGCAGGAAGCCGCCCGAAGGCTCGCCCCCTGCTGTGCAGAATCAAGCAGCCAGCTTGGCCTTGACCTGCTCCACGATGCCGGCAAAAGCGGCCTTGTCGTGCACTGCGATGTCCGCAAGCATCTTGCGGTCGATCTCGATTCCGGCCTTGCGGATGCCGTTTGCGAACTGGCTGTAGGTCAGGCCCAGTTCACGCGA
This genomic window from Variovorax paradoxus contains:
- the pheS gene encoding phenylalanine--tRNA ligase subunit alpha, with protein sequence MNELDSLVATAGAAFAQAKTPAELENAKAQFLGKSGRITELMKGMAALSVDEKKSRGAAINVAKQAIESALTERRQQLADEELSLQLRAEALDVSLPGRRRIPGGLHPVSRTLERIEEIFSSMGFDVADGPEIESDWHSFTSLNNPPNHPARSMQDTFYVDLNGDDGIPYNLRPHTSPMQVRYAHQHIKKYAAEFAAAAADTTGTIKAPEIRVIAPGRTYRVDSDATHSPMFHQCEGLWLGENVSFKDLKVVFTDFCRTFFESDDLVLRFRPSFFPFTEPSAEIDIQFASGPLAGRWLEVAGSGQVHPNVVRNMGLDPERYIGFAFGMGPDRLTMLRYGVNDLRLFFDGDLRFLSQFQ